One Staphylococcus ratti DNA segment encodes these proteins:
- a CDS encoding SGNH/GDSL hydrolase family protein gives MPVKLKSLQGVGFDLYVSTKTNHKLAEDGTLEMDIIENKATFDAIGAITKMWTITNVGGPNDFNEYRIVVLDKTSVGSKEKLSIKARLVEIDDLNTTRVYERYTGSFTGQKYFDLVFKGTGYKFKLHDDVKASRFENLGNADTNLDLFKKGLERYKLEYDYDPKAKTFNLYKTVQKDANYFIKAGVNANNIKIQEDATDCFTYIRGYGGFEDQQTYAEASLQFEYTHPLADLIGKRHAPAVIDGRMTNEDTLKKAMELTIDESIKTSISLDFVSLKNQFPEAEPKIGDVVRVTDDLIGYNDVVRIIEISTERDAYNKIIKQDVVLGAFTMQDRYNKAVAKAANYAKTFKSNNPAKEAFELRAQTNANTATNQQIMGATDKIKDKVNAIDSKSITTSNGTIIRDFTTKSSIRDVKMIGTVGDSVAKGSMAKENFTQMLAKKIKAKSTNLSVSGATMSTVKENSIYDQATKIDGDLIILQGTDDDWLANVDIGTDKTNLKTFYGAFCSAIEVIKKNNPNAKILVMTATRQCPMDGTKIRRKDTDKNKLNLTLEDYVNAQVIACNELNVPVFDAYHSDYFKPYNPAFRKASMPDGLHPNEKGHEVIMYELIKDYYFFYDE, from the coding sequence ATTCCAGTAAAATTAAAGAGCTTACAAGGCGTTGGCTTCGATTTATACGTAAGCACAAAGACCAATCATAAGTTAGCGGAAGATGGCACTTTAGAAATGGACATTATCGAAAACAAAGCGACATTTGACGCCATCGGAGCCATAACAAAGATGTGGACAATAACAAATGTTGGTGGACCTAATGACTTCAACGAATACAGAATCGTGGTTTTAGACAAAACTTCGGTTGGGTCCAAAGAGAAGTTGAGCATTAAGGCACGTCTTGTTGAAATTGATGATTTAAACACAACGCGTGTCTATGAACGTTATACAGGTAGCTTTACAGGACAAAAATATTTTGACTTAGTATTTAAAGGTACGGGTTATAAATTCAAACTACATGATGACGTAAAGGCTTCACGCTTTGAAAATTTAGGCAATGCAGATACTAACCTAGACTTATTTAAAAAGGGATTAGAACGTTACAAATTAGAGTATGATTATGACCCTAAAGCAAAAACTTTCAACCTATATAAAACCGTTCAAAAAGACGCTAATTACTTCATTAAAGCGGGAGTGAATGCAAATAACATCAAGATTCAAGAAGACGCTACTGACTGTTTTACTTACATTAGAGGTTACGGCGGATTTGAAGACCAACAAACATACGCAGAAGCTAGCTTGCAATTCGAATACACGCACCCTCTTGCTGATTTAATCGGTAAGCGACACGCACCTGCTGTTATTGACGGACGAATGACCAACGAAGATACGCTTAAAAAAGCAATGGAGTTAACCATTGATGAAAGTATAAAGACGTCTATATCTTTAGACTTCGTGTCGTTAAAAAATCAATTCCCCGAAGCAGAGCCTAAAATAGGTGATGTGGTTCGTGTTACCGACGACCTCATAGGCTACAACGATGTGGTGCGTATCATTGAGATTAGCACGGAACGCGACGCCTACAATAAAATCATTAAGCAAGATGTTGTGTTAGGTGCGTTTACTATGCAGGATAGATACAACAAAGCGGTAGCAAAGGCTGCTAACTATGCTAAAACATTCAAGTCTAACAACCCTGCTAAAGAAGCGTTTGAGTTAAGGGCGCAGACTAATGCTAATACAGCCACAAACCAACAAATCATGGGCGCCACAGATAAAATTAAAGATAAAGTGAATGCCATCGACAGTAAAAGTATCACAACAAGTAACGGTACTATTATTCGCGATTTTACAACCAAGTCATCTATACGCGATGTCAAAATGATAGGCACTGTAGGCGATTCCGTTGCAAAAGGTAGTATGGCGAAAGAAAACTTCACACAAATGCTAGCCAAGAAGATTAAAGCTAAATCTACCAATTTATCGGTTAGTGGCGCGACAATGTCGACAGTTAAAGAAAATAGCATATACGACCAAGCAACTAAAATAGACGGCGACCTAATCATCTTGCAAGGTACTGATGACGATTGGTTGGCTAATGTAGATATAGGCACTGATAAAACGAACTTAAAAACGTTTTATGGTGCCTTTTGTAGTGCAATTGAAGTGATTAAGAAGAACAACCCTAACGCTAAAATCTTAGTCATGACAGCTACAAGACAGTGCCCTATGGACGGTACTAAAATACGACGCAAAGACACGGATAAAAACAAACTTAATTTAACACTTGAGGATTACGTTAACGCACAGGTTATCGCGTGCAATGAGTTAAACGTACCCGTGTTTGACGCGTATCATTCGGATTATTTTAAACCGTATAATCCTGCATTTAGAAAGGCTAGCATGCCTGACGGACTACACCCTAACGAGAAAGGTCATGAAGTGATTATGTATGAGCTTATCAAAGATTATTACTTCTTCTATGACGAATAA
- a CDS encoding peptidase G2 autoproteolytic cleavage domain-containing protein produces the protein MPIKLIKKFHSVFGQKFVSQNESNAEDIEYALNKNEKYKKYHEKEQATAHTTNQIVHKLADGTTNNTADELKYQRKQIERLVLGHNGDGIQELRASRVAMDAQHFDSLASRLYHDFLNEKNNREKLRDELLAKIMRVVNVDDYGGDPTGQKDSTQAFTDTLADGNRMVTMSAGTYLTTGIKMPNNSRLVGQGVDITTIKFMDSTPAANIGITNLKMSGFAKNISLENFTFDGNKHRQDKSLKAVGGSRSSNIRFAGVTNGYIYNVKSFDALLHGIDVTYASDDYYYQGDGNRVPEALESKHIHIDRCEVYGHGDDGITTHHSRYLTISNSYAHTPTGGGNSNGIEIDDGSQYVFLDSNKTEGNYGGLEIKGHAATSAAQGVFVNGHVSIEDIRAFNIRHIGHHRSATDAKSKTAMNVSLNNCLALYPYYNGVYPGTTPRGLLISAYRNVSVNNFTAIGDNRFAKIDGGKTDYTMPVIAVQFMAENVTLNNINVTGFKDAGADVKIFGGANKGKRFTINNANIWNSSNKVGIASGGGIYDLKITNCNLLGNGSGNGVEAYNNTTILSGITAENYTNAAMIAKEKYSVVPTITKGGFSGASTGSAAISPVSAVIASTGNSRAYDSRSYVIGSGYNSKAYGSRSGVISSLQSETTKGGHTQIVINSNRVKSPGNYHIVGGYSDKGEASTSNIKVDLSTFSGNLTLAGKITQNSADIAELFESQNGKAIPLGTVVTLEGDKIRKAQPHDKPIGVISGTAALVANEKSYHHKDRYLKNEYGVTITEHKQVSYLDDEGHEQFEWRDVPVENPDYDPSIEYMSRSERPEWNTVGLLGQIYTNVEKGVSEGDLINGRAGTGFTDNVNGKGRVMKITTPYDDKKGFGIALVLWGVN, from the coding sequence ATGCCAATAAAATTGATTAAAAAATTCCATTCCGTATTTGGTCAAAAGTTTGTATCTCAAAACGAAAGCAATGCGGAAGATATCGAGTATGCATTAAATAAAAATGAAAAGTACAAAAAATATCACGAAAAAGAACAAGCTACCGCCCACACAACTAATCAGATTGTGCATAAATTGGCGGACGGTACGACCAATAACACTGCTGATGAATTGAAGTATCAACGCAAGCAAATTGAAAGACTTGTGTTAGGTCACAATGGCGACGGAATCCAAGAATTACGCGCAAGCCGCGTGGCTATGGACGCTCAACACTTCGATTCTTTAGCGTCACGACTATATCACGACTTCTTGAACGAGAAGAATAACCGTGAGAAGCTGCGTGATGAATTGTTGGCTAAGATTATGCGTGTGGTTAATGTAGATGATTACGGCGGCGACCCTACCGGTCAAAAGGACAGTACACAAGCATTCACAGACACTTTAGCCGATGGAAACAGAATGGTTACAATGAGTGCTGGAACGTACTTAACTACAGGTATTAAAATGCCGAATAACTCACGTCTTGTGGGGCAAGGCGTAGATATAACTACGATTAAATTTATGGATAGCACACCCGCTGCTAACATAGGTATTACCAACTTGAAGATGAGTGGATTCGCTAAAAATATTTCTCTCGAAAACTTCACTTTCGACGGAAATAAACATAGACAAGACAAATCGCTAAAAGCAGTCGGTGGGTCGCGTTCTAGCAATATCCGCTTTGCAGGTGTTACTAACGGCTACATCTACAACGTTAAGTCATTCGACGCATTACTACACGGCATAGATGTAACTTACGCAAGTGATGACTATTATTATCAAGGCGACGGCAACCGCGTGCCAGAGGCGTTAGAGAGTAAACACATCCACATTGATAGATGTGAAGTTTACGGTCATGGCGATGATGGTATTACAACGCACCACTCGCGTTATCTTACTATTTCGAACAGCTATGCCCATACGCCAACTGGTGGTGGGAATAGCAACGGTATCGAGATTGACGACGGGTCTCAATATGTATTTTTGGATAGCAACAAAACAGAGGGGAACTATGGCGGTCTGGAAATTAAAGGTCATGCTGCAACAAGTGCTGCACAAGGTGTATTTGTAAATGGTCATGTGTCTATTGAAGATATTCGAGCATTCAACATACGCCATATAGGCCACCACAGAAGCGCCACAGACGCTAAAAGTAAAACGGCGATGAATGTGTCATTGAACAACTGTTTAGCGTTATACCCGTATTATAACGGCGTATATCCAGGCACTACACCTAGAGGGTTGTTAATCAGTGCTTATCGTAATGTATCGGTCAACAACTTCACTGCAATTGGCGATAATCGCTTTGCTAAAATCGACGGCGGAAAAACTGACTACACTATGCCGGTTATTGCTGTTCAATTCATGGCAGAAAACGTGACGCTAAACAATATCAATGTCACTGGATTTAAAGACGCTGGGGCAGACGTTAAAATCTTCGGCGGTGCTAACAAAGGTAAACGATTTACAATCAACAACGCTAATATTTGGAACTCATCAAACAAAGTGGGTATTGCCAGCGGTGGTGGTATATATGACTTGAAAATTACCAACTGTAACTTATTAGGTAACGGTTCAGGTAATGGTGTGGAAGCGTACAATAACACGACAATTTTAAGTGGTATTACTGCTGAAAACTACACTAACGCCGCTATGATTGCGAAAGAAAAGTATAGCGTTGTACCTACTATAACTAAGGGTGGATTCAGCGGAGCTTCTACGGGTAGTGCTGCAATTAGCCCTGTAAGTGCTGTTATCGCTTCTACTGGTAACTCTCGCGCTTATGATTCGCGAAGCTATGTCATCGGTAGTGGTTACAACTCTAAGGCGTATGGCTCACGTTCAGGCGTCATTTCATCACTGCAATCTGAAACAACTAAAGGTGGTCACACGCAAATTGTTATCAACAGTAACCGTGTTAAATCGCCTGGCAACTACCATATTGTCGGTGGTTATTCAGATAAGGGCGAAGCGTCCACAAGCAACATCAAAGTTGATTTAAGTACGTTTAGCGGTAACCTAACGCTTGCTGGTAAGATTACGCAAAACAGTGCCGATATTGCAGAGTTGTTCGAATCGCAAAATGGTAAAGCAATTCCTTTAGGAACAGTCGTTACTTTAGAGGGCGACAAAATCAGAAAGGCACAGCCACATGATAAGCCAATCGGTGTTATCTCTGGCACTGCCGCATTAGTAGCCAACGAAAAATCTTATCATCACAAGGACAGATACCTAAAAAATGAATACGGCGTGACTATCACAGAGCACAAGCAAGTAAGCTACTTGGACGACGAGGGTCACGAGCAATTCGAATGGCGCGACGTGCCTGTAGAAAATCCAGATTACGACCCGTCAATCGAATACATGTCGCGTTCAGAACGACCAGAATGGAACACGGTTGGTTTGTTAGGTCAAATCTATACAAACGTTGAGAAAGGCGTATCAGAGGGTGACTTAATCAATGGTCGTGCAGGTACCGGATTCACTGACAATGTGAACGGTAAAGGCCGTGTGATGAAGATTACAACGCCTTATGACGACAAAAAAGGCTTTGGAATCGCATTAGTATTGTGGGGTGTTAACTAG
- a CDS encoding BppU family phage baseplate upper protein — MELQKVAKINLEEEPYLKPISDRGIGFYNLDKNTAQFQFIVSKNDKPLLISEQNVKGYAFFKGKPVDNERPSTSGVLDVEFIDPMRGLIGVTVPQWFLKNVTNSTVLGEVYLSLNDAKLEGKDDTVVLGTFSFSVRDSLVNQIESDIKVSYIRMFDDLRETIEKKVEQVQKDLGDLNSLIELIKQTANEAVEKINLSQKQTLDELKSVKTEARTDIDNARDDALRQISAKRDDVDANYELVKTSFQEVVKQSTTDFDSHATDANTTIDEKVSDFKKTLEADGFVKPEALDSKLSDLSWQKYKLTSDDGNMAIVEQFDFNDLDNALAKTPHMYFGISEAKNVPNDLLNAGVMTNIGVGNYRLLTYYPHSNPDKFITNVKWGGVWKGWKQNIVPTDTGWVEFNLLNGAKANTAFNSDGEETGFKCSYRKVTNGSVTTNYLRLNGSNVTSGQIIAQLPNTFTKYSQSFPVRVPVSTVFAGGYITIRPSGEVRFYVNGDTSGWRTTSYFYGETNWSD; from the coding sequence GTGGAATTACAAAAAGTAGCGAAAATAAATTTAGAAGAAGAACCTTATTTAAAGCCAATATCTGACAGAGGTATTGGCTTTTACAATTTGGATAAAAACACGGCACAATTTCAGTTTATTGTGTCTAAAAATGACAAACCGTTGCTCATATCAGAGCAAAATGTTAAAGGTTATGCTTTCTTCAAAGGTAAACCTGTCGATAATGAGCGTCCCTCCACATCAGGGGTGTTAGACGTTGAATTCATCGACCCTATGCGTGGTTTGATTGGGGTCACAGTGCCACAATGGTTTTTAAAGAATGTCACAAATTCGACAGTGTTGGGAGAAGTTTATTTATCCCTAAATGACGCCAAACTTGAGGGGAAAGATGACACAGTCGTCTTAGGTACATTTTCATTTAGTGTCAGAGATAGTTTGGTTAACCAAATCGAAAGTGACATTAAAGTAAGCTATATCCGCATGTTTGATGATTTAAGAGAAACGATTGAGAAAAAAGTTGAGCAAGTACAAAAGGACTTGGGCGACTTGAATAGCTTAATCGAGCTTATTAAACAAACTGCGAATGAAGCGGTTGAAAAGATTAACCTAAGTCAAAAACAAACGCTCGATGAGTTGAAGTCGGTTAAAACAGAGGCTCGCACTGATATTGATAACGCTAGAGATGACGCACTTAGACAAATCAGTGCTAAACGTGATGACGTAGACGCCAATTATGAGTTGGTTAAAACATCATTCCAAGAAGTTGTTAAGCAAAGCACAACGGACTTTGATTCGCACGCTACCGACGCCAACACGACGATTGACGAGAAAGTATCAGACTTCAAAAAGACTTTAGAAGCGGACGGATTTGTTAAGCCAGAAGCGCTTGACAGTAAGTTAAGTGATTTGTCTTGGCAGAAGTATAAACTAACTTCCGATGACGGCAACATGGCAATTGTTGAACAATTCGACTTTAACGACTTAGATAATGCTTTGGCTAAAACACCGCACATGTATTTCGGTATTTCGGAAGCCAAAAACGTTCCGAATGATTTATTGAATGCGGGTGTTATGACTAATATCGGCGTAGGGAACTACAGGTTATTAACATATTATCCACATAGCAACCCTGACAAATTTATCACTAATGTTAAATGGGGTGGCGTGTGGAAAGGCTGGAAGCAAAACATCGTTCCTACCGACACTGGTTGGGTCGAGTTTAATTTGCTAAATGGCGCTAAAGCTAATACTGCGTTTAATAGTGACGGAGAAGAAACGGGCTTTAAGTGCTCGTATCGCAAAGTCACGAACGGAAGCGTGACAACGAACTACCTACGATTAAACGGGTCGAACGTAACAAGCGGTCAAATCATCGCCCAACTGCCTAATACATTTACAAAATATTCTCAATCGTTCCCAGTGCGAGTGCCAGTATCAACGGTATTTGCGGGTGGTTATATTACTATCCGCCCTAGTGGAGAGGTTAGGTTTTATGTAAATGGCGACACAAGTGGTTGGAGAACAACAAGCTATTTCTACGGCGAAACAAATTGGAGTGATTAG
- a CDS encoding phage tail domain-containing protein, producing MIAHDIEVIKNNNKYRISNNPFTYDALRVVSFNVEGAGYSRSFDNVERINGRFYNSTVEEKKKVVLVLRYDVSRMAYASHLKSTIQDLFSGHFYMRELATPDNSIVYESVFASESQKFEMEYVDGRQIYVGLVNEVSFDTGKIGGEITLEFETINLPYFESIGYSTDLERDPNMEKWAVPDNLPFNKSDIKRRYTFENVAYDDVYYNGSVPINQFNQDSVVEITLGKNVSKNDDKGFTFYMTHSNMIKIKGLELKAGDVIRFDGLHTYRNNLRIDNYNTESEQPVLHPGINRFKMNQVVQKIVFKHKIYSR from the coding sequence TTGATTGCGCATGACATAGAAGTAATTAAAAACAACAATAAATACCGTATCAGTAACAACCCCTTTACGTATGACGCATTGCGGGTTGTTTCTTTCAATGTCGAGGGCGCAGGTTATAGCCGTAGCTTCGACAATGTGGAAAGAATCAATGGTCGTTTTTATAATTCGACAGTTGAAGAAAAGAAGAAAGTTGTACTTGTGTTAAGATACGACGTTAGCAGAATGGCTTATGCCTCGCATTTAAAATCCACTATACAAGATTTGTTTAGCGGGCATTTTTATATGCGTGAGCTTGCTACACCTGACAACTCAATCGTATATGAGAGTGTGTTTGCTAGCGAATCGCAAAAGTTTGAAATGGAATACGTGGACGGCAGACAAATATACGTCGGTCTTGTGAATGAAGTGTCATTCGATACGGGCAAGATTGGTGGCGAAATCACGCTAGAATTTGAAACGATTAACCTACCATACTTCGAAAGTATAGGTTACAGTACAGACTTAGAAAGAGACCCTAACATGGAGAAATGGGCAGTACCAGATAATCTACCATTCAATAAATCTGATATTAAACGACGCTACACATTTGAAAACGTAGCCTATGACGATGTTTATTATAACGGTAGCGTTCCTATTAACCAGTTTAACCAAGATAGCGTGGTCGAAATCACGCTTGGTAAAAACGTCAGCAAGAATGACGATAAAGGGTTTACATTCTATATGACGCACAGCAACATGATTAAGATTAAAGGTTTAGAGTTAAAAGCAGGCGATGTCATCAGGTTTGATGGCTTGCATACGTATCGTAACAACTTACGTATCGATAATTACAACACTGAATCTGAACAACCAGTTTTACACCCTGGGATTAATCGATTTAAGATGAATCAGGTTGTACAAAAAATAGTATTCAAACACAAAATCTATTCAAGGTAA
- a CDS encoding tail assembly chaperone, whose protein sequence is MNPITILKINDNDVEAKATFFFDKTAKKFAEEKEDANGKMVKTPGFNVIYNGILERDTDAIASFWECATAYLGKNAPTRDDIEVALYKVIEEKNDTLELLQGALEVLNNSGFFKQKSRLFWSQMNEAPKLAKEDEKESTKAGIEFMKENYKEIMNAEPYSTTPKSDN, encoded by the coding sequence TTGAATCCAATTACAATTTTAAAGATTAACGATAACGACGTAGAAGCTAAAGCTACATTCTTCTTTGACAAGACAGCTAAAAAGTTTGCAGAAGAAAAAGAGGACGCAAACGGCAAAATGGTAAAAACGCCAGGATTCAACGTTATCTATAACGGCATTTTAGAGCGTGACACTGACGCAATCGCTAGCTTTTGGGAATGTGCAACGGCTTATTTAGGCAAAAACGCACCTACACGCGATGATATTGAGGTTGCCTTATATAAAGTCATCGAAGAAAAGAACGACACGCTAGAGCTATTACAGGGCGCATTAGAGGTGTTAAACAATAGCGGTTTTTTCAAGCAGAAGTCTCGTCTATTCTGGTCACAGATGAACGAAGCGCCGAAGTTGGCGAAAGAAGACGAAAAAGAGTCAACGAAAGCGGGAATCGAATTCATGAAAGAAAACTACAAAGAAATCATGAACGCGGAACCTTACTCAACTACTCCGAAATCCGACAACTAA
- a CDS encoding phage tail protein, which produces MAQKSYLAVVRPAESKLDKVDALLLADLQEGGHTIENDLAEIIRGGKTDYSSNATSEEIKLTVGNVPGDPGIDAMKKAAKTGGQVRVWLYERNKRKDNKYHGIFGYSVPESFEMSFDDEDNKIGLTLKIKWNTAEGTEDTLPPEWFEAAGAPTVEYEHFGEKVGTFEEMQNATASSSTLEV; this is translated from the coding sequence ATGGCTCAAAAAAGTTATTTAGCTGTTGTGCGTCCTGCTGAAAGCAAACTTGATAAAGTTGACGCTTTGTTATTGGCGGACTTGCAAGAGGGCGGACACACGATTGAGAATGACCTAGCTGAAATCATTCGTGGTGGCAAAACTGATTACTCATCAAACGCTACATCGGAAGAAATTAAATTAACTGTAGGCAATGTGCCAGGCGACCCTGGTATCGACGCTATGAAGAAGGCAGCCAAGACTGGCGGTCAAGTCCGCGTTTGGTTGTATGAACGTAATAAGCGTAAAGATAACAAGTACCACGGTATCTTTGGTTACAGCGTGCCAGAATCTTTCGAAATGTCATTTGATGATGAAGACAACAAAATAGGACTAACGCTAAAAATCAAGTGGAACACGGCAGAGGGTACAGAAGATACTTTGCCACCTGAATGGTTTGAAGCGGCTGGTGCTCCAACGGTTGAATACGAGCACTTTGGTGAAAAAGTTGGCACATTCGAGGAAATGCAAAACGCTACGGCGTCATCAAGCACACTTGAAGTCTAA
- a CDS encoding phage tail protein, with the protein MDKNFMVKIMANIRNFQANVRKAQSMAKTSIPNEIETDVKADISKFHRALQRAKAMALKWREHTVKIDGNNAPLRHSINGARAMLATLFDKTVKVKFDTRGMTRAQILTRALNQSLTDYGDKMDALASKIRTFGTVFSQQVKGLMIASVQALIPIIAGLVPAIMAVLNAVGVLGGGVLGLAGAFSIAGVGAVAFGAMAISAIKMLKDGTLQATKETRAYQSALEGVKTTWQGIIKQNQAQIFNTLANSLNTVKTALTALKPFISGVAQSMEQASQKLLKWSQNSQVAQRFFNMMNTTGVKTFNALLSAAGRFGDGLVNVFTQLAPLFLWVANGLDSLGQKFQNWANSVGGQNAIRSFIEYTKTNLPKIGQIFGNVFLGIGNLMKAFAQNSASIFDWLVNLTAQFKSWSEQVGKSEGFKQFVQYVQQNGPVIMELIGNIVRALVAFGTAMAPIASVLLRFVTALAGFVANLFEAHPAIAKIIGVFMILGGAVWALMAPLLAVGTVLSNVFGVSLISAIGSIGEFISSSGALTGILNVLRGAFAFLMNPVANIAKLLPMLGTALTALTGPVGIVIAVIAGLVAMFIYLWKTNENFRNTLINAWNGIVSAVSGAVSSLVSWFQQLGASIMQTLQPIMPILQKLGQFFSEVLGVVVVGVIQLLITSFQALWNAVSIIFTAIGAIISSVIQIIVGIFTAFIQLLTGDFSGAWLTLQNTIINVGQTIWGAISSIWNQISNFIFTTLNKILGTNITSWGQIWSAITGFVTRIWNSVSSWFSKTAATVLAKMVQAYSYIVSNGARWVSSIWNTMISFVSRIISGFVRVVSEIESGMQRGLDRITSFFGSFMSAGAELIGKVAEGIAGAAWRVASAVGNAISNAWSNVTSFVASHGGGMGGAVSQAQSLASRVGDAFSTELSSNLTDGLGGGMGGVVDTHMTKDVQHSMQENNRPIVNITVRNESDIPAIKSYIEETNAKNASFQLM; encoded by the coding sequence GTGGATAAAAATTTCATGGTCAAAATCATGGCTAACATCAGGAACTTTCAAGCGAATGTACGTAAGGCTCAAAGTATGGCGAAAACATCGATTCCTAATGAGATTGAAACAGATGTTAAAGCGGACATCTCTAAATTCCACCGCGCTTTACAACGTGCAAAAGCTATGGCTCTAAAATGGCGTGAGCATACAGTAAAAATTGACGGTAACAACGCTCCTTTAAGGCATTCAATAAATGGAGCTAGAGCAATGTTAGCCACATTGTTTGATAAGACAGTAAAGGTTAAGTTTGACACTAGAGGCATGACAAGGGCGCAAATACTTACGAGAGCACTTAACCAATCATTGACAGACTACGGCGACAAAATGGACGCCTTAGCATCGAAAATACGCACATTCGGTACTGTATTTAGTCAACAAGTCAAAGGTTTAATGATTGCAAGTGTACAAGCGTTAATACCAATTATAGCTGGATTGGTACCTGCTATCATGGCCGTGCTTAACGCAGTTGGTGTGTTAGGTGGCGGTGTACTAGGTTTAGCAGGCGCATTCAGTATAGCAGGCGTAGGTGCAGTAGCATTTGGTGCTATGGCAATCAGTGCCATTAAGATGTTAAAAGATGGTACATTGCAAGCGACGAAAGAAACTAGAGCTTATCAATCCGCTTTAGAGGGTGTAAAAACAACGTGGCAAGGAATCATTAAACAGAATCAGGCACAAATTTTTAACACATTAGCAAACAGTTTAAACACGGTCAAAACAGCCTTAACTGCGTTGAAACCTTTCATATCTGGTGTGGCACAATCGATGGAACAAGCCTCACAGAAGTTATTAAAATGGTCGCAAAATAGCCAAGTAGCGCAACGGTTCTTCAACATGATGAATACGACGGGTGTTAAGACGTTTAACGCTTTGTTAAGTGCTGCAGGGCGTTTTGGCGACGGTCTAGTTAATGTGTTCACTCAATTAGCACCTCTTTTCTTGTGGGTTGCTAATGGCTTAGATAGTTTAGGTCAGAAGTTTCAAAACTGGGCAAATAGTGTAGGTGGCCAAAATGCGATTCGGTCATTTATCGAATACACGAAAACCAACTTACCTAAAATTGGACAAATATTCGGCAACGTGTTTTTAGGTATAGGCAATCTAATGAAAGCATTCGCACAAAACAGCGCGAGCATATTCGATTGGCTAGTTAATTTAACAGCTCAATTTAAATCATGGTCTGAACAGGTTGGCAAGTCAGAGGGATTTAAACAATTTGTGCAGTACGTGCAACAGAACGGTCCGGTGATTATGGAGTTAATCGGTAATATCGTGCGTGCGTTAGTAGCATTCGGAACGGCTATGGCACCTATCGCAAGTGTGTTATTAAGATTTGTAACTGCCTTAGCAGGATTCGTCGCAAACTTATTCGAAGCACACCCTGCTATTGCCAAAATTATAGGTGTATTTATGATTTTAGGTGGTGCTGTGTGGGCTTTAATGGCACCGTTATTAGCTGTAGGTACAGTTTTAAGTAATGTATTTGGCGTATCGCTTATTAGTGCCATAGGCTCAATTGGCGAATTTATATCTTCGAGTGGTGCTTTAACCGGTATCTTAAATGTACTCCGTGGCGCTTTCGCATTTTTAATGAATCCAGTTGCTAATATAGCAAAATTACTACCAATGTTAGGTACGGCATTGACTGCCTTGACGGGACCAGTCGGGATTGTCATTGCAGTTATTGCAGGATTGGTTGCGATGTTCATCTATTTATGGAAGACAAACGAGAATTTCAGAAATACCCTAATCAATGCTTGGAATGGCATAGTTAGCGCGGTCAGTGGTGCAGTTAGTTCGTTAGTAAGTTGGTTCCAGCAACTCGGTGCAAGCATTATGCAGACCCTACAACCGATAATGCCTATTCTACAAAAACTGGGTCAATTCTTCTCTGAAGTGCTAGGCGTGGTGGTTGTTGGAGTTATTCAATTGCTAATCACTAGCTTTCAAGCCTTGTGGAATGCGGTTTCGATTATCTTCACGGCGATAGGTGCGATTATATCGTCGGTTATCCAAATTATCGTCGGTATTTTTACCGCTTTCATTCAATTGTTAACTGGCGATTTTTCAGGCGCCTGGTTGACATTACAAAATACGATAATCAACGTTGGCCAAACAATTTGGGGTGCAATATCGTCAATTTGGAATCAAATTTCTAATTTCATCTTCACTACACTAAACAAAATTTTAGGTACGAATATTACAAGTTGGGGGCAAATTTGGAGTGCGATTACTGGATTTGTCACTCGGATTTGGAACTCGGTATCTAGCTGGTTTAGTAAAACGGCAGCTACGGTGCTTGCGAAAATGGTACAAGCATACAGCTACATCGTGTCTAATGGCGCTAGATGGGTGTCATCTATTTGGAACACAATGATTAGCTTTGTAAGCCGAATTATATCAGGCTTTGTGAGAGTGGTAAGTGAGATAGAAAGCGGAATGCAACGCGGGTTAGACAGAATCACTAGCTTTTTCGGAAGTTTTATGAGTGCTGGTGCGGAATTGATAGGTAAAGTGGCAGAAGGTATTGCTGGTGCCGCATGGCGAGTGGCTAGTGCGGTTGGTAATGCAATATCTAACGCATGGAGCAACGTGACCTCTTTTGTTGCATCACACGGTGGTGGTATGGGTGGCGCCGTATCACAAGCACAGTCGCTGGCTTCAAGAGTGGGCGACGCTTTCAGTACCGAATTGTCATCTAACCTCACAGACGGATTAGGTGGCGGTATGGGTGGCGTTGTTGACACCCACATGACGAAAGACGTACAACACAGTATGCAAGAAAACAACAGACCTATCGTTAACATTACTGTACGAAACGAATCTGATATACCTGCTATTAAATCATATATCGAAGAAACAAACGCAAAAAATGCAAGTTTTCAACTTATGTAA